The window CGGTGTGCACCGTGTACTGCCGTCCTCCCGGCGCCCGCACGACGCGCACCTTCCCCTCCAGCACGACGAAGAGGCCCCGCGGCGCCGTCCCGGCCGTCCACAGCGCCTCCCCCGCGGCGAAGCTCCGCGTCGTGCCCTGCCCCGCGAGGATCTCCCGCGCTTCCCGCTTCAGCCCCTGGAAGAGGGGCACCTGGTCGATGGGTGTCATGGAATGGAACCTGGGTTCCATCGCGCCGCGCGGCAATCCCCCAGGGTTTACCTCCCGGCACCTCCGCCGGCGATGCGAACCCTTGCTTCAGAGGCCCACCATGCGGATCTCACTCCTGCCCTTCGCGGCGATCCTCACCCTCGGCGCATGCGCTCCCCGCGGCGCGGACGCCGACTTCACCGCACTCCAGGCCCGCGGCGCCGTCGCGATGGGCGTGGACCAGTACACGTCCACGCATCGCTTCGACGACCTGCCGGACGGCGGCCGGATCGAGCTGCAGCGCAACGTGGACGATGCGGAGGGCATCGCCACCATCCGCGCGCACCTGCAGGGGATCGCCGCCGCCTTTGCGCGCGGCGACTTCGCCACTCCCGCGATGGTGCACATGCGCGAAGTCCCTGGTACCGCCGTGATGCGCGCCCGCTCCGCCGCGGTCCGCTACGAGTACCGCCCCCTCCCCCGCGGCGGCGAGGTGCGCATCACCACCGCCGACCCCGAGGCGCTGCGCGCCATCCACTCCTTCCTCGCCTTCCAGCGCCACGACCACCGCGCCGCCGGGCACACCGCGCACTAATACCGTCGCTCACTATCCGTGTGCATTGGAGGAAATGGTCTCGATCCTATGGATCGCACAGAACTTCTGTAGAGACGGTACAACTCACACGTGGGGCCTGCTGTTCGTCACTCGGAGGCAGTGGGAAAAAGAGCGAGGGGGACCCGCTGCTCCGCCGCGCCGAGCCACGCATCGTGCAGCCACCCCGGCGCCGCATCGAGCCCGAGCGCGCGCGCATGGGCCAGCACGATCCCCCGCACCCGCGCGCGAGCGGCCGCGTCCGCGAGGCGGGTGACGGCCGCTTCGCCACGCGGACCGCGCGCGGCGAGCGGGTTGGCGGACCGCGCGGCGCTCCACTCCGCGACGGCGCTGTCGCGGATCGCCATCACCGCCGCCACCTCCTCGCGCACCGGTGCGCCGGCCTGGAGCAGCTCCATCATCCCGGGAGCGGCCCGGGCCGCGACCCGCGGAACAGGCCCGGCGCCGGCGCGCTTCACGATCCCGCTCGCCACCTCGAAGCCGCTCGGCACGCTCCCGGAACCCCATCGCGCAAGGAATGCGCGGCGAGACGCGTCCGGGAGGGGCGAGGCGACGGTCAGCATCTCCATGAAAGGCCCCGCCGCCTCCGCGCGCGCGCCCGGCAGCAGCGCGAGCCCGTGTCCGCCCAGGAACTCGTCCTGCGCGGCGGTCAGGTAGCCGTTGCTGCGGCCACGCTCCGCCAGCGCGGCGGCCACGTAGCCGTCGAAAGTGCGCGCGAATATCTCGGCCGGGCGCTGGGCGTAGCGGCGCTGGAGCTCGGGCCCGCCGCGCATGGGCACCTCCGGCGGTCCGGGCATCCGCCGCACGGCCGTGGCGAAGCGGTCGCCGCGCCCGTTGCGGATGGCATCCTCGGTGGCGTACGCGGCGCGCGTTCCGTACCGCCCGTGCGCCACCTGCCAGTCCAGGTCGTGCCCCACCTCGTGGGCGATGGCGCCGGCCCCGCTCTCGGGGGGAAGGTGGATGGTGCGCCCGTGCGGATCGTGGATGGCGAGCGCGACTCCCTCCTTCCCCGTGGAGCCGAAGCGGAACGCCGCGCCGCGCAGGTCCAGGCTCGGCAGGGCGATCTCCAGGTCGGCGAGCGCGTTGCCCAGCATGCGCCGGTAGTAGGGACGCCAGGAGAGCGGCACGTCCCTGTCGAACTCCACCGCGCGCAGGCCGAACTCGCGCTTCAGGTCGGCGGTGGACGGGGCCGGAAAACCGGGATACCACACCTTCTCCTGCGCGTACGCCCGCATCCCCACCCCCGCCTCGGCCGCGACCAGGGCAACGATCTCCCGCACCGGCTCGGCGGCGGCGGCGATCACGGCGTGCTCGGCGGCGAGCGTTTCCTCCGTGCGCGCCCGCGCAGCAGGCGCTCCGCGGCGCGGGTGCCTGCGCGGCCGCGTGCGGCGCGCCGCAACTGTTCGTCGTAGCGGTTCACAGCGATCCAGACCGGCGACTGCGTGGGGTACGAGTGGTCGCGGGCCAGCTTCGCCAGCCGCCGCGCCACGGCAGGGCGCAGGCGGGGGAGCCCGTCGCGGATCGCCGGTGCGCCCACTCCGGCACCGCGCACCGCCTCCACCCGCGCCACCAGCCCCAGCGCCTGTTCGGCCGCCTCTTCCTCCAGCGCGGGGGCGCGGGGAGCGCCTGGAGGGGCTTCGACCTCGAAGCGCCGCGCCCTGCGCCACTCCACCAGCAGCGCGAACGGATGCTTCCCGCCGCGCGAGGCGTGCGCCAGCAGACGCGCGGCATCGCGGCGGGCCAGCTCGCGGTCGCGGGCCAGCGCGGCGGCCGATGCGGCGAGCGCCGGCGCCGCCTGCGACACTGTGCGGCTCGCGGTCGCCAGCCGGTACGCCTCGCGCGCGGCGAGCTCGCCCGAGCGGGGGTCGGCGGCGCCACGCACCGCGCCATCGATCAGCTCCAGGTGCATCCGCGCAGTGGCCGAGTCTCCGGGGTCGCCGACCCGCGCGAGCGACCGCGGATCGAGCTCGTACCCGCGCCCGGCGTGCGTGGCGTCCAGCAGCGCCCACACCAGCGGCACGCGCGTGGCGGGGGTGAGGCGCGGATCGCGAAGGGCGTACTCCATCAGCCGGAACGGACTCCCCAGCCCCAGACGCAGCCGCTCCACGTATCCGGCGGAGATCACCTCCTCGGCCGTCATCGCCGACGCGGGACGGGGTGCCACCAGCCTCTCCACGTAGCGCGCGCCGGCCGCCAGCTCGCCCGAGAAGCCGGGCGCGGGCGCTTCGGGCGCGCGGCCGCCGCATCCCGCTCCGGAGAGGAGCAGGGCCCACACGGCGATCGTGCGGCCGATCGAAGGCCGGCGTGCGTGCCTGGTGGCGAGCAGATCCACGGGAATCCGGGGCTTGAGGACGACGTGCGCTGAGACCCGGCGTTCATGCGCCTCAAAGGTCTACCCCCGGGTGGGTCCGAAAGTGCTACTCACCTCCTGGCCGGGTCAGAACGGCGCCTCCCCTGGAACCCGGGGCGCGCAAGCAGAGTAGCAGCAGCACCTTCCAGCGATCCGCGGGTATCGCCCAAACGCCCGTCACCCCCGCGCCTGCCGCGCGGAGGCACGGAACGGGCGATGTCATCCGCACTCGCGAGGATCCATGCCCGCACCCCCTAGAACCCGAGCACGACGAAGTGCGCCCACTGCGACGGCGTCCGTTTCCGCTGGCGGGTGAAGCGCGTCCGCGGCACCGGCACCGCCTCGCTGCGGACGCTGGTCTGGACCTGCCAGGGGTGCGGCGGCGATTTTGAGGAACCGCTTTCAACCGACCGCCACACGAACGGCACACAACGAGCTCCTTAGCGCCGCGCCGGACGATCCGCAAACCACACCGACAGGCCACACCAGAGGATGACCCGATGATCCAAACCCGCCGCGCGGTCCTTGCCGTCGCGCCGCTGGCCCTGATCGCAGGCGCGGTAATCGGAATCGGAACCGCCCCCCGCGCGTCCGAGGCCGCCCCGACGCACATCGAGGCGGCGCAGCCCGCCCCACCGCCACCCGTGCCCGCGGCCCCGCAGCCGCGCGCCGAAGCCCGCGTCGTCTGGGTGAACCGCTGGGAGTACCGCACGGCGGCCGACGTGCGCCGCATCATGGAGCGCGCCACGCGGGCGAAGCTCAACATGGTGTACTTCCAGGTGCGAGGCCCCTCGGACGCCTACTATCGTTCCGAGCTGGACCCCTGCTCCGTGCGCCTGTGCGGGCGGCTGGGCGGCACCCCGTCGTGGGACCCGCTCGAAGTGGCCGTGCGCGAGGCGCATGCGCGCGGGCTGCAGCTTCACGCCTGGATCAACGCGCTGTCCGGTTGGGACTCGCAGGAGGGCGACTTCTGCCGCCTCCTGCAGCCGAGCGCGCCCGGACGGCCCGACCACATCCTGGTTAGGCACCCGGAATGGGCGATGCACACCCGCGCCGGCCGCCCGATGGCATGCCCGAACGGCGAGGAGTACGTCTACCTCTCCCCCGGCAACCCCGGCGTGCGCACCCACCTGGCCCGCGTCGCCGCCGACGTGGTGCGGCGCTACCGGGTTGACGGCGTGCACCTGGACCGCATCCGCTACCCCGGCTCCGGGTACGGGTGGGACCGCGCCAGCCTGGCCGCCTTCGGGCGCGACCCGGCCGCCGATCCCGCCGGGTGGGCCCGCTTCCGCCGCGAGATGGTGAGCCGCACCGTGCGCGAGACCGCCGACAGCATCCGCGCAGTACGCCGCGTGCCGCTCTCCGCGGCCGTGTGGCCCATCTACGACCGCGACCGCTTCGGATGGCCGTCGTCCAGCGGGATCGGGCAGTTCTACCAGGACACCTGGGGATGGGCGCGCGAGGGGTCGCTGGACGTGGCCGTGCCCATGGCCTACTTCCGCGTCAACGAGCAGCCCTGCACCTACCTGCGCCGTCCCGGCCGCGAGCCGAATCCGGACTGGCGCTGCATGCTGGAGGACCAGTTGGCGGGAATGCGTCCCACCGGGCGGCACGTGTACATCGGCATCGCCTCCGGCATGCCGCACGACGAGCTCGCGCGCCAGATCCGCATCGGGCGCGAGCGGGGCGTGCAGGGCTTCTCCTTCTACTCCTTCGACAACCTGAACGGCCGCGGCGCCGTTCCCTTCCTGGGCGACGGCCCCTTCCGCGAGCCCGCCGTCGTCCCGCCGATGCCCTGGATGTGATACCCCCACGGCTTGTCTCACGCAGAGACGCAGGAGAGAACTGCAACTGCATGGCTCACACTAGGGGTTCGACAGCGCCTGCTGACACGCGCGCGTAACTGCTTGTGTTAGATGGAGATGCAACAAAGCCGCCCCGGGCGCATGTACAACGCGCCTGGAGCGGCCTCAGGTGGGTTAACCCGTTACCCTGTTGTCGCTTGCAGGATTTTGGGCGGTAGCGGAGCCTTGCAACAATTCAAAAGATCGCGCTCCGCCTTGGTCAGCGCCTTGGTCTGAAGGACGGATGCGCGATCCGTGGTGAGCTCGGTGAGGGAAATCCTCTCCAGCTGTTCGCGAATCTGTTCCCAGCCGGCCTGCGTGCGGTTCTCCGCGATGCGGATCAGCAGGTAGGCGAGGACGCAGATGTGCACGTGGGCGGCGATGCGCTCGGGAGTGCGGTGCTGGACGGGCTCGAGGTCCAGCACGCTCTTCATCGAGCGGAAGGCCCGCTCCGCTCTCCAGAGATCCCGGTAGCCGAGGACCAACTCTTCCGCCGGCATGCCGAGCTCGTTGGCGACCAGCACGTACTTGCCGTCGTGCCGGGCCGCGGCTCGGACGCGGGCGGGATCGATCCGCAGCTTCCCATCCGGCTCCTTCGCCAGGTAGCGTGCGTAGCCGGGCTTGGAGAGCAGAGATCGGCCGGCGCGCGTATTTCCAGATGCAGCGCCCTTCCTCCGATCGGCGAGCGC is drawn from Longimicrobium sp. and contains these coding sequences:
- a CDS encoding family 10 glycosylhydrolase, which gives rise to MIQTRRAVLAVAPLALIAGAVIGIGTAPRASEAAPTHIEAAQPAPPPPVPAAPQPRAEARVVWVNRWEYRTAADVRRIMERATRAKLNMVYFQVRGPSDAYYRSELDPCSVRLCGRLGGTPSWDPLEVAVREAHARGLQLHAWINALSGWDSQEGDFCRLLQPSAPGRPDHILVRHPEWAMHTRAGRPMACPNGEEYVYLSPGNPGVRTHLARVAADVVRRYRVDGVHLDRIRYPGSGYGWDRASLAAFGRDPAADPAGWARFRREMVSRTVRETADSIRAVRRVPLSAAVWPIYDRDRFGWPSSSGIGQFYQDTWGWAREGSLDVAVPMAYFRVNEQPCTYLRRPGREPNPDWRCMLEDQLAGMRPTGRHVYIGIASGMPHDELARQIRIGRERGVQGFSFYSFDNLNGRGAVPFLGDGPFREPAVVPPMPWM